Proteins encoded in a region of the Podospora pseudopauciseta strain CBS 411.78 chromosome 6, whole genome shotgun sequence genome:
- the LEU5_2 gene encoding coenzyme A transporter (EggNog:ENOG503NW5S; COG:C), translating into MSHASMPGVSSPQIGRDTTRAARPNATALPAKDPAVCPTDDEAQVPRKPPKNKRSLDYVWRSGVAGGLAGCAAKTVVAPLDRVKILFQSHNPHFIKYTGSWIGVSEAMKAIYQQDGPTGLFRGHSATLLRIFPYAAIKFLAYEQIRAIVIPNKEHETPFRRLISGSLAGVTSVFFTYPLEVIRVRLAFETKKDSRSSLRSICKQIYGEQQKPRTVAGPVGEPLPVVPARHGLTNFYRGFSPTLLGMLPYAGMSFLTHDTAGDLLRHPKIAKWTTLPQSENAPAGKAAPLRSWAELFAGGVAGLVSQTASYPLEVIRRRMQVGGAVGDGHRMRIGETAGIIMRERGLRGFFVGLTIGYAKVVPLVAASFYTYERLKTWFGI; encoded by the exons ATGAGCCATGCCTCCATGCCGGGGGTCTCGTCGCCTCAAATAGGGCGAGACACTACCCGTGCAGCCCGGCCAAATGCTACAGCACTACCGGCTAAGGATCCAGCAGTATGCCCTACAGACGACGAGGCCCAGGTGCCGAGGAAACCTCCTAAGAACAAGCGGAGCTTGGATTATGTCTGGCGATCTGGTGTCGCAGGTGGTCTGGCAGGATGCGCG GCCAAAACTGTTGTTGCGCCGCTCGACCGAGTGAAGATTCTTTTCCAGTCTCATAACCCACACTTCATCAAATACACGGGATCATGGATTGGTGTGTCGGAGGCCATGAAGGCCATCTACCAGCAGGACGGTCCAACAGGCCTTTTTAGAGGCCATTCAGCGACACTTTTGAGAATTTTCCCCTACGCAGCTATCAAGTTCCTGGCCTACGAACAAATACGAGCTATTGTCATTCCGAACAAGGAGCACGAAACGCCATTCCGACGACTTATCAGCGGGTCTTTGGCAGGTGTCACCTCAGTTTTCTTCACATATCCACTAGAAGTTATTCGAGTACGGCTGGCTTTCGAGACGAAGAAGGACAGCAGATCATCACTACGCTCAATATGCAAGCAAATATATGGTGAACAACAAAAACCGCGCACTGTGGCTGGCCCTGTCGGCGAGCCTCTGCCAGTTGTGCCTGCTAGGCACGGGCTGACCAACTTTTACCGTGGATTCTCCCCAACGCTCCTGGGCATGCTGCCCTACGCTGGCATGTCTTTCCTGACACACGACACGGCCGGCGACCTTCTTCGTCACCCAAAAATTGCGAAGTGGACTACACTGCCGCAATCTGAGAATGCGCCCGCCGGGAAAGCAGCGCCTTTGCGGTCTTGGGCTGAGCTATTCGCGGGTGGCGTGGCCGGTCTGGTTTCTCAAACGGCGTCCTACCCGTTGGAAGTTATTAGGCGGCGGATGCAAGTTGGCGGAGCGGTCGGCGATGGCCACAGAATGCGCATCGGCGAGACAGCTGGGATAATTATGAGAGAGCGCGGACTGAGAGGTTTCTTTGTGGGCTTGACCATTGGTTACGCCAAGGTGGTCCCCTTGGTGGCGGCGAGTTTCTACACGTACGAAAGACTAAAGACATGGTTCGGCATTTAG
- a CDS encoding hypothetical protein (EggNog:ENOG503P1F0; COG:K; COG:T) produces MPESSILWQNEAKTVVLLDLPRSIEEAQYLSDNQMLPGHEPPDTTTPFRRLICSPAPEQPFVTPEPKSSDYAQPAISPAAQIAELMTMASVKSALDEISTSYQGPWCLPRLTSKPPAPVESKQIATQPEETAAPPKNTSTPTEPNPPPKATEDHSIIPTNQVDTPDSPFTPPNSHPLTGPFPPLSQTFSLILLDPPWPNRSAKRKRSSPAAYKPLPSLSSTHSLLSSFQITNLLSPDGLVAVWVTNSPRFTTLLLNDIFPYNWGIELVAEWTWVKVTSRGEPIVSLGSQWRKPYERLLIARKKGACAGAGGVKNKVIVSVPDIHSRKPNLKRVFEEVLPRGYTALEMFARNLTAGWWGWGDEVVKFQGGEYWAHEEVVEGEEVVGPEGNLQGNREEKTAGSARLEEDIAGNLSQIVQPG; encoded by the coding sequence ATGCCTGAATCCAGCATTCTCTGGCAGAACGAGGCCAAAACGGTGGTTCTACTCGACCTCCCCCGGTCAATTGAAGAAGCCCAGTATCTTTCCGATAATCAGATGCTACCTGGCCATGAGCCACCAGACACAACTACACCATTCCGGAGGTTGATCTGTTCGCCGGCACCAGAACAACCCTTCGTAACTCCGGAGCCGAAGTCCAGTGATTATGCTCAACCAGCCATCTCACCCGCAGCTCAGATAGCCGAGCTCATGACCATGGCATCCGTTAAGTCAGCACTCGATGAGATAAGCACATCCTATCAAGGGCCCTGGTGTCTACCACGCCTTACTTCAAAGCCACCAGCCCCGGTTGAGTCAAAGCAGATAGCCACGCAACCGGAAGAAACAGCAGCGCCGCCCAAAAACACATCAACACCCACAgaaccaaacccccctcccaaagcAACCGAAGATCACAGTATAATCCCCACTAACCAAGTCGATACCCCAGACTCTCCTTTcaccccccccaactcccacccACTCACCggccccttcccccccctctcccaaacctTCTCCCTTATCCTCCTCGACCCCCCCTGGCCCAACCGCTCCGCAAAACGCAAACGCTCGAGCCCCGCCGCCtacaaacccctcccctctctctcctccacccactccctcctGTCCTCCTTCCAAATaaccaacctcctctcccctgATGGACTCGTAGCAGTATGGGTCACCAATTCCCCCCgtttcaccaccctcctcctcaacgacaTTTTTCCCTACAACTGGGGTATTGAGCTAGTGGCAGAATGGACCTGGGTCAAAGTCACGTCTCGTGGGGAGCCGATTGTCAGTCTGGGGAGTCAATGGCGGAAGCCTTATGAGCGGTTGTTGATTGCGAGGAAAAAGGGGGCTTGTGcaggggctggtggtgtgaAGAATAAGGTTATTGTCTCTGTGCCCGATATTCACTCTCGCAAGCCGAATTTAAAGAGagtgtttgaggaggtgttACCTAGGGGGTATACAGCGTTGGAGATGTTTGCACGGAACTTGACGgcgggttggtgggggtggggggatgaggtAGTGAAGTTTCAGGGGGGGGAGTACTGGGCTCACGAAGAAGTGGtagaaggagaagaggttgttgggcCGGAGGGTAATCTGCAAGGAAACAGGGAGGAAAAGACGGCGGGTTCTGCACGATTGGAAGAAGACATAGCAGGAAACCTAAGTCAAATTGTTCAACCAGGTTGA
- a CDS encoding hypothetical protein (COG:E; EggNog:ENOG503PUNN) yields the protein MASTQNQNQGQDRPIIKAHSAPENHNQHVKDPLAHFNAIPPLAKMLSDPALLSTQVVDRRPLPSGESNFVRKVMNSGSTVRACVTFFRMLQPSASMVKKAQAAGAKGELIPMEEITKSKAMLQGGGAQDGENMKNPFLLFSALVDLGEDLCGYAGTMHGGLFAVLMDEVMGTAANFQSEHGAYTVQFNTNLQKAIKLPMVVVIRGRVVKKAGRKIMVRGCIEDQNGNIMAEGDGLWIQMDKNVGRSQL from the exons ATGGCCTCCACCCAGAACCAAAACCAAGGACAAGACCGCCCCATCATCAAGGCCCATTCCGCTCCTGAAAACCATAACCAACACGTCAAAGACCCCCTCGCCCACTTCAATgccatcccccccctcgcCAAAATGCTCTCCGAtcccgccctcctcagcaCCCAAGTCGTCGACCGCCGCCCCTTGCCCTCGGGTGAGAGCAACTTTGTTCGCAAGGTGATGAACTCTGGCTCCACCGTCAGGGCGTGCGTGACATTCTTCCGGATGCTGCAGCCCTCTGCTTCAATGGTCAAGAAAGCTCAGGCTGCCGGGGCAAAGGGGGAGTTGATCCCCATGGAGGAGATCACCAAATCCAAAGCGATGCTGCAGGGGGGTGGGGCGCAGGACGGGGAGAATATGAAGAACCCGTTTTTGCTGTTTAGTGCGCTGGTGGATTTAGGGGAGGATCTTTGTGGCTATGCGGGGACGATGCATGGGGGCTTGTTTGCGGTGCTGATGGACGAGGTTATGGGGACGGCGGCCAATTTTCAGAGTG AGCACGGTGCGTATACTGTCCagttcaacaccaaccttcaGAAGGCGATCAAGTTGCCCATGGTGGTTGTTAtcagggggagggtggtcaAGAAGGCTGGACGGAAGATCATGGTTAGGGGGTGTATTGAGGATCAGAATG GCAATATCATGGCTGAGGGCGATGGTCTCTGGATCCAGATGGATAAGAACGTGGGCAGGAGTCAGTTGTAG